From Amyelois transitella isolate CPQ chromosome 4, ilAmyTran1.1, whole genome shotgun sequence, one genomic window encodes:
- the LOC132904382 gene encoding uncharacterized protein LOC132904382 has product MPNKRKRDSSSERIHKKIKKLKSQLKEKSNKKRRRLIIYSDSDNSDYEQEGADLIHSANDVLSSPTTTNSNEIPSTSQAVENTDSELDNEILVLLGSAPKIDNKFGKPTHKDLASRWQDILSKGLSKDEKDRLLNEYLIPENCDMLVAPSLNAEVKVALADNMVKRDSSLLAKQKQLSVAIAAINQAIEMTISKESHTKILKPLSDACDCCVIVTSVIREHAVDLLYLR; this is encoded by the exons ATGCCGAATAAAAGGAAACGTGACAGCAGCAGTGAAAGAATccacaagaaaataaaaaagcttaaatcacaattaaaagaaaaatcaaataaaaaacgtaggcgtttaattatttactcgGACAGCGACAACTCAGATTATGAACAAGAAG GAGCCGATTTAATTCACAGTGCTAATGACGTACTGTCAAGCCCTACTACAACGAATTCCAATGAAATACCCTCAACTTCCCAGGCAGTGGAGAATACAGATTCAGAATTAGACAACGAAATTCTTGTTCTATTGGGTAGCGCTCCTAAAATTGATAATAAGTTTGGCAAACCAACCCACAAAGACTTGGCGTCTAGATGGCAAGACATCCTGTCGAAAGGGCTTTCCAAAGATGAAAAAGATAgattattaaatgaatatttaataccCGAAAATTGTGATATGCTTGTGGCGCCATCGCTTAACGCGGAGGTAAAGGTCGCATTAGCCGACAATATGGTAAAAAGAGACTCTTCTCTATTAGCTAAACAAAAACAGTTATCTGTAGCTATAGCTGCCATTAATCAAGCAATTGAAATGACAATCTCGAAAGAAAGtcacacaaaaattttaaaaccgcTGAGCGATGCATGCGATTGCTGTGTGATAGTCACTTCAGTGATACGAGAACACGCCGTGGATTTGTTATATCTTCGATAA